A stretch of the Polaribacter pacificus genome encodes the following:
- a CDS encoding HD family phosphohydrolase, producing the protein MSQLINKIYKNNAIVYKILLFLVAVVAIVYLFPKGGQFKYTFSKGKPWQYDNLYATFDFSIQKTEEELAAEKQDLIGNSKQYFIYDVNKVTQVKQDFTAKINSVQSTDSIPKSELMGLVSVGNYVVDLVYKNGYLSENTQHKNLKSNDMVYLITGSQVEGVNFGRFLVSRDVFQLITDNIGETPYNHGQNVLLNILSEVLKPNVFFDANFTQKSLDESLNNISYTKGLITAGELIILKGDIVEGKKLAVLQSLKLESESKVWTESNYNWIIFGYTILVSLALLMLLLFLHKYRPEIFINNNKVTFIFFNVFLMILIQTLVIKYNVDYLYVVPLSILPIVLKTFFDARLGLFTHVLTVLLLGFIVPNSFEFIYLHIIAGIVTILTVSELYKRANLFISIAQITLIYMITYFSFSIIKEGNASQINWGYFMLFSANGLLSFLSLFFIYMYEKIFGLVSDVTLLELSNTNTKLLRELNEKAPGTFQHSMQVANLAEAAANEIGANSMLVRTGALYHDIGKMLNPMYFIENQSTGVNPHNDLSPKDSAFIIISHVIKGIELAKEHRLPDRIIDFIRTHHGTSLVYYFYKKEQDLNPDEEINPSKFQYPGPIPFSKETAILMICDAAEAASKSLKNPTAQSIERLIDKIVEKQKSDNQFINSDITFREIEKIKKVIKKKLMNIYHLRIEYPD; encoded by the coding sequence ATGAGCCAACTGATTAATAAAATATACAAAAACAACGCGATAGTATATAAAATCTTATTGTTTTTAGTCGCTGTTGTTGCGATTGTTTACTTATTTCCAAAAGGGGGGCAGTTTAAATATACCTTTAGCAAAGGAAAGCCATGGCAGTATGATAATTTGTATGCCACTTTTGATTTTTCAATTCAAAAAACAGAAGAAGAGCTGGCTGCAGAAAAGCAAGATCTAATTGGCAATAGCAAGCAGTATTTTATCTATGATGTTAATAAGGTAACTCAAGTAAAGCAAGATTTTACAGCAAAAATTAATTCGGTTCAATCTACAGATTCTATCCCTAAGTCAGAGTTGATGGGTTTGGTTTCTGTAGGGAATTATGTGGTGGATTTGGTCTATAAAAATGGCTATCTCTCAGAAAATACGCAACATAAAAATTTAAAATCTAATGACATGGTTTACCTGATTACCGGGAGCCAAGTAGAAGGTGTTAATTTTGGTCGGTTTTTGGTGTCTAGAGATGTGTTTCAGTTAATTACTGATAATATTGGTGAGACGCCTTATAATCACGGTCAAAATGTGTTGCTAAATATTTTATCCGAAGTTTTAAAGCCCAATGTTTTCTTTGATGCTAATTTTACTCAGAAATCACTTGATGAATCTCTGAATAATATCTCCTACACAAAGGGTTTAATAACCGCTGGTGAGTTAATCATCTTAAAAGGTGATATCGTAGAGGGAAAAAAATTAGCGGTCTTACAATCGTTAAAATTAGAATCCGAATCTAAAGTTTGGACAGAATCAAATTACAATTGGATAATTTTTGGCTATACCATCTTAGTGTCTTTAGCTTTGTTAATGCTTTTGTTGTTTTTGCATAAGTATCGACCAGAAATTTTTATAAACAATAACAAGGTAACTTTTATCTTTTTTAATGTTTTCTTGATGATCTTGATTCAGACGCTGGTCATTAAATACAATGTGGATTATTTGTATGTGGTTCCTTTGAGTATACTTCCAATTGTTTTAAAAACTTTTTTTGATGCCAGATTAGGCTTGTTTACACATGTGCTAACGGTTTTACTATTGGGCTTTATAGTGCCTAATAGTTTTGAGTTTATTTATCTGCATATCATTGCAGGAATCGTAACTATTTTAACCGTATCAGAGCTGTATAAAAGAGCCAATTTGTTTATTTCGATTGCGCAGATTACCTTAATTTATATGATTACGTATTTTTCTTTTTCGATTATAAAAGAAGGAAATGCATCTCAGATAAATTGGGGCTATTTTATGTTGTTTTCTGCCAATGGACTTTTGTCTTTCTTATCGTTGTTCTTTATCTATATGTATGAAAAGATTTTTGGACTGGTTTCTGATGTAACTTTACTAGAGTTGTCAAACACCAATACAAAACTGCTAAGAGAGCTAAATGAAAAGGCGCCAGGTACCTTTCAGCATTCTATGCAGGTGGCTAATTTAGCAGAAGCAGCAGCCAATGAAATAGGTGCCAACTCTATGTTGGTTAGAACTGGAGCCTTGTATCATGATATTGGTAAAATGCTCAATCCGATGTATTTTATAGAAAATCAAAGCACCGGAGTAAATCCTCATAATGATTTATCGCCCAAAGACAGTGCTTTTATTATTATCTCACATGTGATTAAAGGAATCGAATTGGCAAAAGAGCACCGTTTGCCTGATCGAATTATTGATTTTATAAGAACGCATCACGGAACGAGCTTGGTCTATTATTTTTACAAGAAGGAGCAGGATTTAAACCCAGATGAAGAGATAAATCCATCAAAGTTCCAATATCCAGGGCCGATTCCGTTTTCAAAAGAAACCGCTATACTAATGATTTGTGATGCCGCTGAAGCAGCGTCAAAAAGCTTAAAAAATCCAACAGCTCAGTCTATAGAAAGATTGATTGATAAAATTGTTGAGAAACAAAAATCTGATAATCAATTCATTAATTCTGATATCACATTTAGAGAAATTGAGAAAATTAAAAAAGTCATTAAAAAGAAGTTAATGAATATATACCATCTGCGAATTGAATATCCAGATTAG
- the speB gene encoding agmatinase — protein MKTSKTYAGIPENFSKIEQSKIVLIPVPYDGTSTWQKGADKGPEAFLDASENMELYDIETDSEVYKEGVFLADAITESSSPEAMVDAVHQATKKYINKNKFVTVFGGEHSISIGTIRAFNECFNDLTVLHIDAHADLRKSYEGSACNHACAVYEASQNTNLVQVGIRSMDVTEKTIMNPDKTFFAHEMAVNEYWMDDVIDQLTKNVFITFDLDALDPSILPSTGTPEPGGLFYYETLEFLKKVFEAKNVVGFDIVELCPNPTEKASDFLAAKLYYKMLSYKFSSNDDTYDVDELIDESPFSKLSKFKNDDDDY, from the coding sequence ATGAAAACTAGTAAAACGTACGCGGGAATTCCTGAAAATTTTTCAAAAATTGAGCAGTCTAAGATTGTGTTAATTCCGGTTCCATATGATGGGACTAGTACCTGGCAAAAAGGAGCAGACAAAGGGCCAGAAGCCTTTTTAGACGCTTCTGAGAACATGGAGTTGTATGATATAGAAACCGATTCTGAAGTATACAAAGAGGGTGTGTTTTTAGCAGATGCAATTACTGAGAGCTCATCGCCTGAAGCTATGGTTGATGCGGTACATCAAGCAACTAAGAAATACATCAACAAAAACAAGTTTGTGACTGTATTTGGAGGTGAACATTCCATTTCTATTGGGACTATTAGAGCGTTTAATGAATGTTTTAATGATTTGACCGTATTGCATATTGATGCGCATGCTGATTTGAGAAAATCTTATGAAGGCTCTGCTTGCAATCACGCTTGTGCAGTTTATGAAGCTAGCCAAAATACCAATTTGGTACAAGTTGGGATACGAAGCATGGATGTTACAGAAAAAACAATCATGAATCCAGACAAAACATTTTTTGCACATGAAATGGCTGTAAATGAATATTGGATGGATGATGTAATTGATCAGCTAACTAAAAACGTCTTTATTACATTTGATTTGGATGCATTAGATCCATCGATTTTGCCATCAACAGGAACTCCTGAACCAGGAGGTCTGTTTTATTATGAAACCCTGGAGTTTTTAAAGAAGGTATTTGAGGCTAAGAATGTAGTTGGTTTTGACATCGTAGAACTGTGTCCTAATCCTACTGAAAAAGCATCTGATTTTTTAGCGGCCAAGTTGTATTACAAAATGTTGAGCTATAAATTTTCATCAAATGATGATACCTATGATGTAGATGAATTGATTGATGAGAGCCCATTTAGCAAGTTGTCTAAATTTAAAAACGATGACGACGATTATTAA
- a CDS encoding C40 family peptidase has product MRYGICNLSIVSLRLEPAHQSEMLSQVLFGEHFKVLEQRKDWSKVRLFSDGYEGFIDNKQYVEITEELYTKLTSETPCVTGELIDFICGENNQLITIPIGSQLPLFDGSHCYIQSDAYSYDGLSYNSPLPKDELIQKSFQFLNSPYLWGGKTPFGMDCSGFTQLVYKLCGYNLLREAKQQATQGEVLSFIEESEPGDLAFFDNQEGVITHVGIIMKDNYIIHAYGKVRIDRLDHSGIYNADIKRHTHKLRVIKKII; this is encoded by the coding sequence ATGCGCTACGGCATTTGTAATCTCAGTATTGTTTCATTGCGACTAGAGCCAGCGCACCAATCAGAAATGCTTTCTCAAGTATTGTTTGGTGAGCACTTTAAAGTTTTGGAGCAACGAAAAGATTGGAGTAAAGTAAGGCTCTTTTCTGATGGTTATGAAGGCTTTATAGACAACAAACAGTATGTAGAAATTACAGAAGAACTCTATACCAAATTAACAAGTGAAACCCCCTGTGTAACTGGAGAGTTGATTGATTTTATCTGTGGAGAAAACAACCAATTGATTACCATACCCATCGGGAGTCAACTACCTCTATTTGATGGCAGTCATTGTTATATTCAATCAGATGCATATAGTTATGATGGATTGAGCTACAACAGCCCTTTACCTAAAGATGAATTGATACAAAAATCATTTCAATTTTTAAACAGCCCGTATCTTTGGGGAGGTAAAACTCCTTTTGGAATGGACTGTTCTGGTTTTACGCAACTGGTTTACAAACTTTGTGGCTACAATTTATTAAGAGAAGCAAAACAACAAGCAACTCAAGGTGAAGTTCTTAGTTTTATAGAAGAAAGTGAGCCTGGTGATTTGGCTTTTTTTGACAATCAAGAAGGCGTAATTACCCATGTTGGAATCATCATGAAAGACAATTATATCATTCATGCCTACGGAAAAGTTAGAATCGATCGCTTAGATCACAGTGGCATTTACAATGCAGATATCAAGCGACATACGCACAAATTAAGAGTCATTAAGAAAATTATATAA
- a CDS encoding acetyl-CoA C-acyltransferase, with protein MKEVVIVSVARTPIGSFMGSLSTIPAPKLGAIAIKGALEKIQLDPALVQEVFMGNVVSAGLGQAPARQAAIFAGIPNTVPCTTVNKVCSSGMKSIMLAAQTIALGDAEIVVAGGMENMSMIPHYQHARKGSKFGPISMEDGIQKDGLVDAYEQVAMGVCADECATTYEFSREDQDAFAIQSYERSAQAWKEGKYSDEIVPVEIPQRRGEPVIFSEDEEYKNVFINKIPNLRPAFTKEGTVTAANASTINDGGAALVLMSAEKAKELNLTPLAKIKGYADAAHEPKWFTTAPAKALPKALAKANINLSEVDFFELNEAFAVVGLANMKILDLDPSKVNVNGGAVSLGHPLGVSGARIIIALTSILKQNNAKIGAAAICNGGGGASAMVIEKC; from the coding sequence ATGAAAGAAGTCGTTATTGTATCAGTTGCAAGAACACCTATAGGGAGTTTTATGGGGAGTTTATCTACAATTCCAGCACCAAAATTAGGTGCAATCGCCATTAAAGGTGCTTTAGAAAAAATTCAATTAGACCCTGCTCTTGTTCAAGAAGTTTTTATGGGTAATGTTGTTTCTGCTGGCTTAGGTCAAGCACCAGCTAGACAGGCTGCAATTTTTGCAGGAATCCCAAACACGGTGCCTTGTACTACTGTAAACAAAGTATGTTCTTCTGGTATGAAATCTATTATGTTAGCTGCACAAACGATTGCCTTGGGTGATGCAGAGATCGTTGTTGCGGGAGGAATGGAAAATATGAGTATGATTCCACATTACCAACATGCTAGAAAAGGTTCTAAATTTGGGCCTATCAGCATGGAAGATGGTATACAAAAAGACGGATTGGTAGACGCCTATGAGCAAGTAGCTATGGGAGTTTGCGCAGATGAGTGTGCAACTACTTATGAGTTTTCTAGAGAAGATCAAGATGCTTTTGCAATTCAATCATACGAGCGATCAGCTCAAGCCTGGAAAGAAGGAAAATACAGTGATGAAATAGTCCCTGTAGAGATTCCTCAAAGACGTGGGGAACCAGTTATTTTTTCTGAAGATGAAGAATACAAAAATGTTTTTATAAACAAAATTCCTAATTTGCGCCCTGCCTTTACTAAAGAAGGAACTGTTACTGCTGCAAATGCATCTACCATTAATGATGGAGGAGCTGCATTGGTTTTAATGTCTGCAGAAAAAGCGAAAGAATTAAACCTTACTCCACTTGCTAAAATTAAAGGTTATGCCGATGCTGCACACGAACCAAAATGGTTTACGACTGCACCAGCTAAAGCATTACCAAAAGCATTGGCTAAGGCAAATATCAATTTAAGTGAAGTTGATTTCTTTGAGCTAAACGAAGCTTTTGCTGTTGTTGGACTTGCTAATATGAAAATTTTAGATTTAGACCCTAGCAAAGTAAATGTAAACGGTGGTGCTGTCTCTTTAGGACATCCTCTTGGAGTTTCTGGAGCTAGAATCATTATTGCTTTAACTTCTATCTTAAAACAAAACAATGCCAAAATTGGTGCAGCTGCTATCTGTAATGGTGGTGGTGGTGCTAGTGCCATGGTCATAGAAAAATGCTAA
- a CDS encoding arginine decarboxylase encodes MNTKYKDLIEQTFDFPQEEFKTENNNLQFHGIDLMSLVEEYGTPLKFTYLPKITENINKAKGWFKKSIKDHDYKGRYYYSYCTKSSHFKYVLNEALTNDIHIETSSAFDLDIVANLKAEGKIKDETFIICNGFKRDQYIKNIGALINSGHKNCVPIIDNYEELPLIQEQTKKKFKVGIRIASEEEPKFEFYTSRLGIGYKNIVSFYEREIANNPKVELKMLHFFINTGIRDNAYYWNELLKCISVYIKLKKACPTLDSLNIGGGFPIKNSLAFDYDYQYMIDEIINQINEACKSANVAVPHIFTEFGSFTVGEASGAIYEVLYQKKQNDREKWNMINSSFITTLPDSWAINKRFIMLPINKWNHRYERVLLGGLTCDSDDYYNSEQHINAIYLPVYEKENPLYIGFFNTGAYQESIGGFGGLQHCLIPHPKHILIDRDEEGNTITKVFKEQQKSQELLSILGYDKSS; translated from the coding sequence ATGAACACTAAATATAAAGATTTAATAGAGCAAACTTTTGATTTTCCACAAGAAGAGTTTAAAACAGAAAACAATAACCTCCAATTTCACGGCATAGATTTAATGTCTTTGGTAGAAGAATACGGTACCCCTTTAAAGTTTACCTATTTGCCAAAAATTACTGAGAACATTAACAAAGCTAAGGGATGGTTTAAAAAATCAATCAAAGATCACGATTATAAAGGACGTTATTATTATAGCTACTGTACCAAAAGCTCTCATTTTAAGTATGTGCTTAATGAGGCTTTAACAAATGATATTCATATAGAGACTTCATCTGCTTTTGATTTAGACATCGTTGCCAATTTAAAGGCAGAGGGAAAAATTAAAGATGAAACCTTTATTATTTGTAATGGTTTTAAAAGAGATCAATACATAAAAAATATCGGAGCACTCATCAACTCTGGACACAAGAACTGTGTGCCAATCATAGACAACTATGAAGAGCTACCACTTATTCAAGAACAGACTAAGAAAAAATTTAAAGTAGGTATCCGAATTGCATCTGAGGAGGAACCAAAGTTTGAGTTTTACACCAGTCGTTTAGGGATTGGGTATAAAAACATTGTTTCTTTTTACGAAAGAGAAATAGCAAACAATCCGAAGGTTGAGCTTAAGATGCTGCACTTTTTTATCAATACAGGGATTAGAGACAATGCCTATTATTGGAATGAGTTGCTCAAGTGTATTAGCGTATATATCAAATTAAAAAAGGCCTGTCCAACTTTGGATAGTTTAAACATTGGAGGTGGTTTTCCTATCAAAAACTCCTTGGCTTTTGATTATGATTATCAATATATGATTGATGAAATTATCAATCAAATTAATGAGGCGTGTAAAAGTGCAAATGTAGCTGTCCCACATATATTTACTGAGTTTGGTAGCTTTACTGTTGGAGAAGCCAGCGGTGCTATTTATGAAGTGCTCTATCAAAAGAAACAGAACGATCGTGAAAAATGGAACATGATCAACTCTTCTTTTATTACCACTCTGCCAGATTCTTGGGCCATTAATAAGCGATTTATTATGCTGCCTATTAACAAGTGGAACCACAGGTATGAACGTGTCTTATTAGGAGGTCTAACTTGTGATAGTGATGATTATTACAATTCTGAACAGCATATTAATGCCATCTATTTGCCTGTATATGAAAAAGAAAATCCTTTGTATATTGGATTCTTTAATACAGGTGCTTATCAAGAAAGTATCGGTGGATTTGGAGGGCTTCAACACTGTTTGATTCCGCATCCAAAACATATCTTAATAGATAGGGATGAAGAGGGTAATACCATAACAAAAGTGTTTAAAGAACAACAAAAGAGTCAAGAATTATTGTCTATTTTAGGATATGACAAGAGCTCTTAG